From Juglans regia cultivar Chandler chromosome 8, Walnut 2.0, whole genome shotgun sequence, the proteins below share one genomic window:
- the LOC109007331 gene encoding uncharacterized protein LOC109007331, whose product MGAVYESAGKKQKEMEVAVVNKKGDVTGVAALGNVEDPYGEELKRRKEGLQTEADFLGFLNGLRGEWWRKSRKKRIVMASDFGHALPNGWKLMLSIKKRTGRVWLHCRRYISPNGRQFVSCKDVSSYFFSSFGLQHGSQLRSGHPDVNYLLGRKMDFGDDSETQWPAPHGNERTFVVENNVIKVSFPSVEVQKLEIGSESGLNGKDKTSSGEDIEVKCFTSTVGDMKVDGGYTCENSESASGFGNHDGGLKDVCTDVNTSVNHVIIVGFGNNHASQMTKL is encoded by the exons atgggggctGTCTATGAGAGTGCGGGAAAGAAGCagaaggagatggaggtggcggtGGTGAACAAGAAAGGGGATGTGACGGGCGTGGCTGCGTTGGGGAATGTGGAGGATCCATATGGCGAGGAGTTGAAGAGGAGGAAGGAGGGGTTGCAGACTGAGGCGGATTTCTTGGGGTTTTTGAATGGGTTGCGTGGCGAGTGGTGGAGAAAGAGTAGGAAAAAGAGGATTGTGATGGCTAGCGATTTCGGCCATGCGTTGCCCAATGGGTGGAAACTTATGCTTTCAATAAAGAAGAGAACCGGCCGTGTATGGTTGCACTGCCGCCGATACATAAg CCCTAATGGACGGCAGTTTGTGTCGTGCAAGGATGTTTCTTCAtactttttctcctcttttggaCTCCAACATGGAAGCCAACTAAGATCTGGTCATCCTGATGTCAATTATCTGTTGGGCAGGAAAATGGATTTTGGAGAT GATTCTGAAACCCAGTGGCCTGCTCCACATGGAAATGAGAGAACTTTTGTTGTTGAGAACAATGTGATCAAGGTATCTTTCCCGTCAGTGGAGGTGCAAAAGCTGGAAATAGGTTCTGAAAGTGGTTTGAATGGTAAGGACAAAACATCTAGTGGTGAAGATATTGAGGTTAAATGTTTTACTAGCACAGTGGGAGATATGAAAGTTGATGGTGGTTATACATGCGAGAATAGTGAATCGGCATCTGGTTTTGGCAATCATGACGGTGGGCTCAAGGATGTTTGTACTGATGTCAATACCTCTGTTAATCATGTAATTATTGTTGGTTTCGGGAATAACCATGCGTCACAGATGACAAAGCTGTAA